Genomic window (Anaerolineae bacterium):
AGATTCGCTCGCTATTGCGGTTCAACACATATAACTATGATCATATAAAATTTTGTCTAACAAGCTGCTCAAGACCGGCCTGAAAAAGCTCACCGCTTTTTCAGGCCGGTCTTAGCTTTACTTGAAAAATATGAGCTGGTTTATAAACACATTTAAAACTTCCATCGGCAAAAAGCTGATAATGGCTGTAACAGGGCTGGGCTTTATCTGCTTTCTTATGGCACATCTTGCCGGCAACCTTACTCTTTACGGCGGCAAAAACGCCTTCAACTCTTATGCCGAACGGCTTCATACCTTTGGACCAATTATAACCATAGTAGAACTTGGACTTTTGTTTTTGATCATTATGCATGTTTTAATTGGATCTGTCCTGTTTTATCAAAACACTCTCGCCAGACCGATTAAATACAAGGTTTATAAAAGCGCGGGCGGACGCAGTTTAGGCTCGGCAACCATGCCGTACAGCGGCTTTATTATTCTTGCATTTGTCATTTTTCACCTTATTAACTTTCATTTTGTGGATAAAACAGGCACCACTATTTTTCAAATTGTGGCCAAAGCCTTTACAAGCCCTTTATATATCGTCATATACATTGCTGTAATGATTGTTTTGGCGATCCATACGAGCCACGCTTTTTGGAGTTTATTCCAAACCACAGGTATTAATCATCCTAAATACACGCCCATTATAAAAATAGCCGGCATTGTAATCAGTCTGATTTTCGGTGTGGGATTTGGTTTTCTCCCGGTCTATGTTTCGTTTATTTCATAAGCAGGCATATCTAAGGAAAAGAGGATAACCATGCGACTTGACGCAAAAATTCCCGGAGGCCCGCTGACAGAGAAATGGGATAAGCATTGTTTCGAGCTGAAGCTTGTCAGCCCTGCAAATAAAAAAAAGCTTGATATTATTGTGGTTGGGACCGGCCTTGCCGGAGCTTCCGCATCTGCCACACTTGCCGAACTTGGCTATAACATAAAAAGTTTTTGCTTGCAGGATAGCCCTCGCCGCGCCCATAGCATATCAGCCCAGGGTGGAATTAACGCTGCCAAAAATTATTCAAATGACGGCGATAGTATATGGCGCCTGTTTTATGACACTATAAAGGGGGGCGACTTCCGATCAAGAGAAGCCAATGTTTACCGTCTTGCCCAGACAAGCAATAA
Coding sequences:
- a CDS encoding succinate dehydrogenase cytochrome b subunit, whose product is MSWFINTFKTSIGKKLIMAVTGLGFICFLMAHLAGNLTLYGGKNAFNSYAERLHTFGPIITIVELGLLFLIIMHVLIGSVLFYQNTLARPIKYKVYKSAGGRSLGSATMPYSGFIILAFVIFHLINFHFVDKTGTTIFQIVAKAFTSPLYIVIYIAVMIVLAIHTSHAFWSLFQTTGINHPKYTPIIKIAGIVISLIFGVGFGFLPVYVSFIS